A genomic segment from Microbulbifer elongatus encodes:
- a CDS encoding sulfite exporter TauE/SafE family protein yields MSRSALGELGEVFSLVSSQVSGVTLALLLLVCVASAFISAVTGGAGGILMFAALNVVIPLRALVPIHGAVQLMNNLARVVYVREHIRWDQCIPFFVGCTLGSAAMTLGLANLDWQQLPLVLLAVLIFYTGFKPKKLPEIRLKPRNFFWVGIATGTLGIVAGAVDPLLAAFFVRKDMTPKEIVANKSVMQAWCHALKVPAFIYLGFAFSEHLGLILLLTIAAVVGTRIGIALLNRINSHVFFNLMRAALLIAGARIVYQLVAPAV; encoded by the coding sequence TTGTCGAGGTCTGCGTTGGGGGAGCTGGGGGAAGTATTCAGTCTGGTTTCCAGTCAGGTCTCTGGGGTGACACTGGCGCTGTTGCTGCTGGTGTGTGTGGCCAGTGCGTTTATCTCCGCGGTCACTGGCGGCGCCGGCGGTATCCTGATGTTCGCCGCGCTCAACGTGGTGATCCCACTGCGTGCCCTGGTACCGATTCACGGCGCGGTCCAGCTGATGAATAACCTCGCACGTGTGGTTTATGTGCGCGAGCATATCCGCTGGGACCAGTGCATTCCGTTCTTTGTCGGTTGCACCCTGGGTTCCGCCGCCATGACGCTGGGGCTGGCCAATCTCGATTGGCAACAACTGCCACTGGTGCTGCTGGCGGTTTTGATTTTCTACACGGGGTTCAAACCAAAAAAGCTCCCGGAAATCCGCCTCAAGCCGCGCAATTTTTTCTGGGTAGGCATTGCCACCGGCACCCTGGGTATTGTGGCCGGCGCCGTAGACCCGCTACTGGCCGCGTTCTTTGTGCGCAAGGATATGACGCCGAAAGAAATCGTGGCGAACAAATCCGTCATGCAGGCCTGGTGCCACGCGCTGAAAGTGCCGGCATTTATTTATCTTGGCTTCGCCTTTTCCGAACACCTGGGGCTGATTCTGCTGCTGACCATCGCCGCGGTGGTCGGCACCCGTATCGGTATTGCTCTGTTAAACCGGATCAACAGCCACGTCTTTTTCAATCTTATGCGTGCGGCACTATTGATTGCCGGTGCGCGCATTGTTTATCAATTAGTTGCCCCTGCGGTATAG
- the safD gene encoding sulfoacetaldehyde dehydrogenase SafD — MADYQIINPYNGEQIEAYDFHSKEQVEQSIQTLVAGREIQQTTPAFERSGILMKLAQLILERKEDLARLICEETGKTISDSRIEIDRAYNTALSSAMEAHNINGEALDSDAFPPMREKIGVVLWKPLGTVLCITPFNFPVNIAVHKIGPAFAAGNTILFKPGPQNKRSAELLVELCYQAGMEKSVLQMLIPDIEATSYAVSHREIQAINFTGGTAAANAIARNAGYKKMLFELGGNDPLIVMPDADLDAAVNATINQRFATAGQRCTAAKRLFVHSDVFDSFSNKLIIATSNLNVGDPMQDDTFIGPLIHTAAADEVEARIESAVKAGARVLYGHKREGNILWPTILDSVPDDAELVADETFGPVVPLRKFDDEAELISLINSSPFGLQAGVFTQNLALAKRLYNQLDVGLLAVNDGPGFRAEHFPFGGVKESGVGREGVSYAIREMSYQKTLVI, encoded by the coding sequence ATGGCCGACTATCAGATTATCAACCCGTATAACGGCGAACAGATCGAAGCCTACGATTTCCACAGTAAAGAGCAGGTGGAGCAGTCTATCCAGACCCTGGTTGCCGGCCGCGAAATCCAGCAGACCACCCCAGCATTCGAACGCTCCGGCATTCTGATGAAGCTCGCCCAGCTGATACTGGAGCGCAAGGAAGATCTGGCGCGCCTCATTTGCGAAGAAACCGGGAAAACCATCAGCGACAGCCGTATTGAAATTGACCGCGCCTACAACACCGCCCTGTCCAGCGCCATGGAAGCCCACAATATTAACGGCGAAGCGCTCGACTCCGATGCCTTCCCGCCCATGCGCGAGAAAATCGGTGTGGTTCTGTGGAAGCCCCTCGGCACCGTACTGTGTATCACCCCGTTCAATTTCCCCGTCAACATTGCCGTGCATAAAATCGGCCCGGCCTTCGCCGCCGGCAACACCATTCTGTTCAAGCCGGGCCCGCAGAACAAACGCTCTGCAGAATTGCTGGTCGAACTCTGCTACCAGGCGGGCATGGAGAAATCCGTGCTGCAGATGCTGATCCCGGATATCGAAGCCACCAGTTACGCTGTTTCCCACCGGGAAATCCAGGCCATCAACTTCACCGGCGGCACCGCAGCGGCCAACGCCATCGCCAGGAACGCCGGCTATAAAAAAATGCTGTTCGAACTCGGCGGCAACGACCCATTGATCGTCATGCCCGACGCCGACCTCGACGCCGCGGTCAACGCCACCATCAATCAACGCTTCGCCACCGCCGGTCAGCGCTGCACCGCCGCCAAACGGCTGTTCGTGCACAGCGACGTATTTGACTCCTTCAGCAACAAACTCATTATCGCCACCTCCAATCTCAACGTCGGCGATCCAATGCAGGACGACACCTTCATTGGCCCACTGATTCACACCGCCGCTGCCGACGAAGTGGAGGCGCGCATCGAATCCGCAGTAAAAGCAGGCGCTCGGGTACTGTATGGCCACAAACGCGAAGGCAATATCCTCTGGCCAACCATCCTCGACAGCGTCCCCGACGACGCAGAACTGGTTGCGGACGAAACCTTCGGCCCGGTAGTGCCGCTGCGGAAATTCGACGATGAAGCGGAACTGATCTCGCTGATCAACAGCTCCCCATTTGGCCTGCAGGCCGGCGTATTCACCCAAAACCTCGCCCTTGCCAAACGCCTCTACAACCAACTGGACGTAGGCCTGCTCGCCGTCAACGACGGCCCGGGTTTCCGCGCGGAGCACTTCCCCTTCGGTGGTGTAAAAGAAAGCGGTGTGGGCCGGGAAGGTGTGAGTTACGCCATCCGAGAAATGAGCTACCAGAAAACATTGGTGATCTAA
- the thiC gene encoding phosphomethylpyrimidine synthase ThiC: protein MSQVAEPQNKADKKSRAEQQKNAKEFLDNLTAQQFPNSRKVYLQGETEGVKVGVREICLGQSLVGGDEENPVFEPNEPLQVYDTAGPYSDPDYTPNVRDGLPKLRQQWIEARGDTEILDTRQAAYSQKRMADQGLDHIRFDNLPAPRKAKPGKNVSQMHYARQGIITPEMEFIAIRENMGRAQLAEQLSEADYQKARDGIHIPEQITPEFVRREVAEGRAIIPANINHTELEPMIIGRNFLCKVNSNIGNSAITSSIEEEVEKLVWSIKWGGDTVMDLSTGQNIHETREWILRNSPVPIGTVPIYQALEKVNGIAEDLNWEVFRDTLIEQAEQGVDYFTIHAGVLLRYVPLTAKRVTGIVSRGGSIMAKWCLAHHKENFLYTHFEDICEILKAYDVSFSLGDGLRPGCIADANDEAQFGELRTLGELTEIAWKHDVQTMIEGPGHVPMHKIKENMDEQLEHCHGAPFYTLGPLTTDIAPGYDHITSGIGAAMIGSMGCAMLCYVTPKEHLGLPNKEDVKEGLMAYKIAAHAADLAKGHPRAYKRDDALSKARFEFRWEDQFNLGLDPERARMYHDETLPKESGKVAHFCSMCGPKFCSMKITQDVRDYAAKQEAEANKGMEEMSIKFKELGAEIYHKG, encoded by the coding sequence ATGTCTCAAGTCGCCGAACCGCAAAATAAAGCCGACAAAAAAAGCCGCGCCGAGCAGCAGAAAAACGCCAAAGAATTTCTCGACAACCTCACCGCCCAACAATTTCCCAACTCCCGAAAAGTGTATCTTCAGGGAGAGACCGAAGGCGTCAAGGTCGGCGTCCGTGAAATCTGCCTCGGTCAGAGCCTCGTCGGTGGCGACGAAGAAAACCCCGTGTTCGAACCCAACGAACCCCTACAGGTTTATGACACCGCTGGCCCATACTCCGACCCCGACTACACACCCAACGTCCGCGACGGCCTGCCCAAACTGCGCCAACAATGGATCGAAGCCCGCGGCGACACCGAAATTCTCGACACCCGTCAGGCTGCCTACAGCCAGAAACGCATGGCCGACCAGGGACTCGACCATATCCGCTTCGACAACCTGCCCGCCCCACGCAAAGCCAAGCCCGGTAAAAACGTCTCCCAGATGCACTACGCTCGCCAGGGCATCATCACCCCCGAGATGGAGTTTATCGCCATCCGCGAGAATATGGGCCGCGCCCAACTGGCCGAGCAGCTCTCTGAAGCGGACTACCAGAAAGCCCGCGACGGCATTCATATCCCCGAGCAGATCACCCCGGAATTCGTCCGCCGCGAAGTCGCCGAAGGCCGCGCGATTATTCCCGCGAATATCAACCACACAGAACTGGAACCGATGATTATCGGCCGCAACTTCCTGTGTAAAGTGAATTCCAACATCGGCAACTCCGCCATCACCTCCTCCATCGAAGAAGAAGTGGAAAAACTCGTCTGGTCCATCAAATGGGGCGGCGACACCGTCATGGACCTCTCCACCGGCCAGAACATCCACGAAACCCGCGAGTGGATCCTGCGCAACAGCCCGGTCCCCATCGGCACCGTACCGATCTATCAGGCCCTGGAAAAAGTGAACGGCATTGCTGAAGACCTCAACTGGGAAGTCTTCCGCGATACCCTCATCGAACAGGCCGAGCAGGGCGTCGACTACTTCACCATCCACGCCGGCGTACTGCTGCGCTACGTACCGCTCACCGCCAAACGCGTCACCGGCATCGTCTCCCGCGGTGGCTCCATCATGGCCAAATGGTGTCTCGCCCACCACAAGGAAAACTTCCTCTATACCCACTTCGAGGACATCTGTGAAATCCTCAAGGCCTACGACGTCAGCTTCTCACTGGGCGACGGCCTGCGCCCCGGCTGTATTGCCGACGCCAACGACGAAGCCCAGTTCGGCGAACTGCGCACCCTCGGCGAACTCACCGAAATCGCCTGGAAACACGACGTCCAGACCATGATCGAAGGCCCCGGCCACGTGCCCATGCACAAGATCAAAGAAAACATGGACGAGCAACTGGAACACTGTCACGGCGCCCCCTTCTATACCCTCGGCCCACTGACCACCGACATCGCCCCCGGCTACGACCACATCACCTCCGGCATCGGCGCCGCCATGATCGGCAGCATGGGCTGTGCCATGCTCTGCTACGTAACCCCCAAAGAGCACCTCGGCCTGCCCAACAAAGAAGACGTAAAAGAAGGCCTCATGGCCTACAAAATCGCTGCCCACGCCGCCGACCTCGCCAAAGGCCACCCCCGCGCCTACAAACGCGACGACGCTCTCTCCAAGGCGCGTTTCGAATTCCGCTGGGAAGACCAGTTCAACCTCGGCCTCGACCCTGAACGCGCGCGCATGTACCACGACGAAACCTTGCCCAAAGAATCTGGCAAAGTCGCCCACTTCTGCTCCATGTGCGGCCCGAAATTCTGCTCAATGAAAATCACCCAAGACGTTCGCGACTACGCGGCAAAACAGGAAGCAGAAGCCAACAAAGGAATGGAAGAAATGTCCATCAAGTTCAAAGAGCTAGGCGCCGAGATTTACCACAAGGGTTAA
- the thiO gene encoding glycine oxidase ThiO translates to MSTKSFFNIGIAGAGLLGRLLAWRLSEKGHQISLFDSGCLEKPAGACHTAAGMISPLSELFHCPLPIYQLGMQSLQHWPSWVTQLEQTTGTKVDYREKGSILIAHPQDRNELLQFQQELNAKLGPENRDQLQWLDNSALRNLEPELDRFDQGLYLSSEADIDNRKLLPVLHKVLKQNKIEIRENTAVDCTPEAIQTKNGSERFELVIDTRGIGAKQQIKGLRGVRGEVMVVETPEVQLNRPVRLLHPRYQLYAVPRANNQTVIGATEIESEDRSPISLRSTMELSSALYSIHPAFAEARVIETRVNCRPATMDNLPVVESEPGLIRINGLFRHGYLLAPALVVQAETEISRLTQTTEQVT, encoded by the coding sequence GTGAGCACCAAATCGTTTTTTAATATCGGAATTGCCGGAGCTGGTTTATTGGGGCGGCTTTTGGCTTGGCGTTTATCCGAAAAAGGCCACCAGATAAGTCTATTCGACTCCGGCTGTCTCGAGAAACCTGCGGGCGCCTGCCACACCGCCGCCGGCATGATCTCGCCGCTGTCCGAACTGTTCCACTGCCCACTCCCAATCTACCAATTGGGCATGCAAAGCCTGCAACACTGGCCAAGCTGGGTAACCCAACTGGAACAAACCACCGGTACCAAAGTCGATTATCGCGAGAAGGGCAGCATCCTTATCGCCCACCCACAAGACCGCAATGAACTCCTGCAATTCCAACAGGAACTCAACGCAAAACTGGGCCCAGAAAACCGCGACCAACTGCAATGGCTGGATAATAGTGCCCTGCGAAACCTGGAACCCGAACTCGACCGCTTCGACCAAGGCCTCTACCTCTCTTCTGAGGCCGACATCGACAACCGCAAACTACTGCCAGTACTACACAAAGTACTCAAGCAAAACAAAATCGAAATCCGCGAAAACACCGCGGTAGATTGCACCCCCGAAGCAATCCAAACCAAAAACGGCAGCGAACGCTTCGAGCTGGTGATCGACACCCGCGGCATCGGGGCCAAACAACAGATCAAAGGTCTGCGCGGCGTCCGCGGCGAAGTCATGGTCGTAGAAACCCCCGAAGTGCAACTAAACCGCCCCGTGCGTTTACTGCATCCCAGGTACCAGCTCTACGCCGTACCCAGAGCCAACAACCAGACCGTCATCGGTGCCACCGAAATCGAAAGCGAAGATAGGAGTCCCATCTCCCTGCGCTCCACCATGGAACTCTCCAGCGCACTCTACTCGATTCATCCCGCCTTCGCAGAAGCCCGCGTGATCGAAACCCGCGTCAACTGCCGTCCGGCCACCATGGACAATCTGCCGGTAGTGGAAAGCGAACCGGGCTTGATCCGCATCAACGGCCTGTTCCGCCACGGCTACCTGCTGGCCCCTGCACTGGTAGTACAGGCCGAAACTGAAATTTCCAGATTAACCCAAACGACAGAACAGGTGACCTGA
- the thiS gene encoding sulfur carrier protein ThiS, with translation MQLLVNGEPKNFDSAQSLSEVLQQLGYRGDTFAVAVNGDFVPRATYEQTALNPGDSLDIVAPVVGG, from the coding sequence ATGCAACTACTGGTCAATGGCGAGCCAAAGAATTTTGACAGTGCACAATCATTATCCGAAGTATTGCAACAACTGGGCTATCGCGGCGATACCTTCGCCGTTGCCGTCAACGGTGACTTCGTTCCCCGGGCAACCTACGAACAGACAGCGCTGAACCCCGGTGACAGTCTGGACATCGTCGCCCCGGTAGTAGGGGGCTGA
- a CDS encoding thiazole synthase, giving the protein MADKLKLYGKEFDSRLLVGTALYPSPAIMRESVAASGSEIITLSLRRQSPEQQQGKMIWDYIQESGCQLLPNTAGCKTPKEVIALAEMSREIFGTDWLKLEVIGDDYNLQPDPFGLIEAARELVQRGFKVLPYCTDDLVVCRKLLDVGCEVLMPWGSPIGTGRGLMNKYNLQTLRERLPDTPLIIDAGIGAPSQASEAMEMGFDAVLLNTAIAKAQNPVLMAESFKLAVQSGRAARNAGLMLKRQTASPSTPTLDMPFWQQSITAENGEKA; this is encoded by the coding sequence ATGGCCGACAAACTGAAACTCTACGGCAAAGAATTCGACAGCCGCTTGCTGGTAGGCACCGCACTCTATCCGTCCCCGGCGATCATGCGCGAATCCGTCGCCGCCTCCGGGTCGGAAATCATCACCCTGTCCCTGCGCCGCCAGAGCCCTGAGCAGCAGCAGGGCAAAATGATCTGGGACTATATCCAGGAATCCGGCTGCCAGTTGCTGCCCAATACCGCGGGCTGCAAAACCCCGAAAGAAGTGATCGCACTGGCAGAAATGAGCCGGGAAATTTTCGGCACCGACTGGCTAAAACTGGAAGTGATCGGCGACGACTACAACCTGCAACCGGATCCCTTCGGCCTGATCGAAGCGGCGCGGGAACTGGTGCAGCGGGGGTTCAAGGTCCTGCCGTACTGCACCGACGATCTGGTGGTGTGCCGCAAGCTGCTGGATGTGGGCTGCGAAGTGCTGATGCCCTGGGGCTCCCCCATCGGCACCGGTCGCGGCCTGATGAACAAATACAACCTGCAGACCCTGCGCGAGCGCCTGCCAGACACCCCGCTGATTATCGATGCCGGTATCGGCGCACCGTCCCAGGCCAGCGAAGCCATGGAAATGGGCTTCGATGCAGTACTGCTCAACACCGCCATCGCCAAAGCCCAGAACCCGGTACTGATGGCGGAGTCGTTCAAGCTCGCGGTGCAATCCGGCCGCGCCGCACGCAATGCGGGACTGATGCTCAAACGTCAGACTGCCAGCCCCAGTACACCGACGCTGGATATGCCGTTCTGGCAGCAGTCGATCACCGCAGAAAATGGGGAGAAGGCATGA
- the thiE gene encoding thiamine phosphate synthase: protein MSGAEHHRPIVWTIAGSDSGGGAGIQADLLTMHDLGVHGCSAITANTAQNTLGVPAINAVSGEVLQSQLDALLADLKPAAIKIGLLANAGQVRLVADFLRNLKSATEAIPVVYDPVAVATSGAQLTEDSTGAAVLTELLPLCDLITPNSIELEWLAGTDADSAEAILKAAHQVRGNHSAALLVTGGHFEIEPGTTADLLCAGSDENASNDWLIGNKIDTPNAHGTGCTLSSAIASLLALGYPLKDACVVANAYVRRGLRQGDSDHIGAGPGPVGHCGWPVELQDFPEILVAGSERAESFGVFDKTAAANFAAEFAQPDSHRLGLYPVVETVEWIGKLAQEGVRTLQLRIKHPGRDLKEQIERAVAIGRRHDLRLFINDHWQLAIECGAYGVHLGQEDLQSADLTAIQQAGLKLGISTHGFFELLYAYQFRPSYLAIGAIYTTSTKDMSGQLQGPEKLARMAALLPGYPLVAIGGISLERAPAVAASGVGSIAVVTAITQAPDYRTAVAQLRSVID, encoded by the coding sequence ATGAGCGGTGCAGAACACCATCGGCCCATCGTATGGACCATCGCCGGCAGCGATTCCGGCGGCGGCGCGGGTATTCAGGCGGACCTGCTCACCATGCACGATCTCGGCGTGCACGGCTGCAGTGCCATTACCGCCAATACGGCCCAGAACACCCTCGGGGTACCGGCGATCAATGCGGTATCTGGTGAGGTACTGCAATCCCAGCTGGACGCATTACTCGCCGATCTCAAACCCGCTGCCATCAAGATTGGTCTTCTCGCCAATGCCGGGCAGGTTCGTCTGGTGGCCGATTTTCTGCGCAACCTGAAGTCCGCTACAGAAGCCATTCCTGTGGTCTACGACCCGGTGGCCGTCGCCACCAGCGGCGCCCAGTTGACCGAAGACAGCACCGGCGCCGCGGTGCTGACGGAACTGCTGCCGCTGTGCGATCTGATCACACCCAACAGTATCGAGCTGGAATGGCTGGCGGGAACTGACGCAGACAGCGCCGAAGCCATTCTCAAAGCCGCGCATCAAGTGCGAGGTAATCACAGCGCTGCACTGTTGGTGACCGGTGGCCACTTTGAAATTGAGCCGGGTACCACCGCCGATCTGTTGTGCGCGGGATCAGATGAGAATGCCAGCAACGACTGGCTGATCGGTAACAAAATCGATACGCCCAATGCTCACGGCACCGGCTGTACCCTATCGTCGGCCATCGCCTCGCTGCTGGCGCTGGGCTATCCACTGAAAGACGCCTGTGTGGTGGCCAACGCCTATGTGCGCCGCGGACTGCGCCAGGGCGACAGCGATCATATCGGCGCGGGCCCCGGCCCGGTGGGGCACTGTGGCTGGCCCGTAGAGCTGCAGGATTTTCCTGAGATACTGGTGGCCGGCAGCGAGCGGGCAGAATCATTCGGCGTCTTCGATAAGACAGCGGCGGCGAATTTTGCCGCGGAGTTCGCACAACCGGACTCGCACCGCCTTGGCCTTTACCCGGTGGTGGAGACCGTGGAGTGGATCGGGAAGCTGGCGCAAGAGGGGGTGCGCACCCTGCAATTGCGTATCAAGCACCCGGGTAGGGACCTGAAAGAACAGATTGAGCGCGCCGTCGCTATTGGCCGCCGCCACGACCTGCGCCTGTTTATCAATGACCACTGGCAGCTCGCCATTGAGTGCGGGGCCTATGGAGTGCACCTGGGGCAGGAGGATCTACAGAGCGCGGATCTGACGGCGATTCAGCAGGCGGGCCTCAAGCTCGGTATCAGCACCCACGGCTTTTTTGAGCTGCTTTATGCCTATCAATTCCGCCCCAGTTATCTGGCGATTGGTGCCATCTATACCACCAGCACCAAGGATATGAGCGGACAGTTGCAGGGGCCCGAGAAACTCGCGCGCATGGCCGCGCTGCTCCCGGGATATCCGCTGGTGGCCATTGGCGGCATCAGTCTCGAGCGGGCACCGGCGGTGGCTGCAAGCGGCGTGGGGAGTATCGCGGTGGTGACCGCCATCACCCAGGCCCCAGACTACCGCACCGCTGTGGCACAATTGCGCTCAGTCATTGATTAG
- a CDS encoding HesA/MoeB/ThiF family protein — MLSRKQLQRYSRQIMLPQIGEAGQEKLNNARVLMVGLGGLGSPAALYLAAAGIGELHLVDGDKVEISNLQRQVLYKTNHREKDKAQVAAQQLTAANPEIRLHAYCRMADEGWLTDLFSQQSFDLVLDCTDNLDIRHSINRVCRAHKIPVVMASVRGFSGQLVSFDFRTQASPCYACLFPPAVEASDLPEAENCSTVGVIGPALGMMGSAQALEAIKFLVGLPVSSLNRLQLFEAASLEWRALSLAENSTCPVCG, encoded by the coding sequence GTGTTGAGTCGTAAACAGCTACAGCGCTATAGCCGCCAGATCATGTTGCCGCAGATCGGCGAAGCGGGGCAGGAGAAGCTGAATAACGCCCGGGTACTGATGGTTGGCTTGGGGGGGCTTGGCAGCCCGGCGGCGCTCTATCTGGCCGCCGCGGGCATCGGTGAGTTGCATCTGGTGGATGGGGACAAGGTGGAAATCTCCAACCTGCAGCGTCAGGTGCTGTACAAAACCAACCACCGGGAGAAAGACAAGGCGCAGGTGGCGGCGCAGCAGCTGACCGCTGCCAACCCGGAGATCCGCCTCCACGCCTACTGTCGCATGGCCGACGAGGGCTGGCTCACCGATTTGTTCTCCCAGCAGTCTTTCGATCTGGTCCTGGACTGCACCGACAATCTCGATATCCGCCACTCCATCAATCGGGTTTGTCGCGCACACAAAATCCCGGTGGTGATGGCCTCGGTGCGGGGATTCTCCGGGCAGCTGGTCAGTTTTGATTTTCGTACTCAGGCGAGCCCCTGCTACGCCTGCCTGTTTCCGCCGGCCGTTGAGGCGAGTGACCTGCCGGAAGCGGAAAACTGCTCCACGGTGGGGGTCATCGGCCCCGCCCTGGGGATGATGGGAAGCGCCCAGGCTCTCGAGGCAATCAAGTTCCTTGTGGGACTGCCGGTAAGCAGCCTGAACAGGCTTCAGCTGTTCGAAGCGGCGAGTCTGGAATGGCGCGCCCTCAGCCTGGCTGAAAACAGCACTTGCCCCGTTTGTGGATAA
- a CDS encoding c-type cytochrome has protein sequence MSTYNLPRVFAALAFGALLFGCTEKSQEVVEVPEEPAQKAAVQQVTAHEVESQPVTEVDTAHISPELLETYQQTCGSCHEKGLVGAPKTGDVEAWKPRLAKGMDTMVKHARDGFNAMPPAGLCYHCSDEDYAELITYMSTAR, from the coding sequence TTGTCTACATACAATCTTCCGCGTGTATTTGCCGCACTTGCGTTTGGTGCTTTGTTGTTCGGGTGCACAGAAAAGTCTCAGGAAGTCGTTGAGGTACCTGAGGAGCCCGCGCAGAAAGCGGCGGTTCAGCAAGTGACTGCTCATGAAGTGGAGAGCCAGCCTGTTACCGAGGTGGATACAGCGCATATCTCGCCGGAACTGCTGGAAACCTACCAGCAAACCTGCGGCAGCTGTCACGAGAAGGGGCTGGTTGGTGCGCCGAAAACCGGCGATGTGGAAGCCTGGAAGCCGCGCCTGGCCAAGGGGATGGACACCATGGTGAAGCACGCCCGGGATGGCTTTAATGCCATGCCACCGGCCGGCCTTTGCTACCACTGCTCTGACGAAGATTACGCAGAGCTGATTACCTACATGTCTACTGCCCGGTAG
- a CDS encoding type IV pili methyl-accepting chemotaxis transducer N-terminal domain-containing protein, with protein sequence MKYTLPLLLVFLFCSTPVFATKADVRDAATTIGFSMGDAINIAGRQRMLSQRITQSYILQGIQPSVEKHRQVFERSMTEFERNLAKLASFKPAAPIISTLQLVQEEWRAFADIARQPVSKSTAAELFQRSNTLLPAAHTYVMRLQALANHSSAELVNVSGRQRMLSQRIAKNYVAQHWGVAGSEGTRLLYEDLAEFEQMLTFLLESPLNTPDITRNLRKTQGHLSYASRGFDGEMQMSEARQIHVITGTTDIMLRNMNVITGQYAQLLNAVEIAAR encoded by the coding sequence ATGAAATACACTTTACCCCTACTGCTGGTATTTCTGTTTTGTAGTACACCAGTTTTCGCCACAAAGGCAGACGTGCGAGATGCGGCGACAACCATCGGATTCAGTATGGGCGACGCCATCAATATCGCCGGGCGACAGCGTATGCTGTCCCAGCGGATTACCCAATCTTACATTCTCCAGGGGATACAGCCATCGGTAGAAAAGCACCGCCAGGTGTTCGAACGCTCCATGACGGAGTTCGAGCGCAACCTTGCGAAACTGGCCAGTTTCAAACCTGCAGCGCCGATTATCAGCACATTGCAGCTGGTTCAGGAGGAGTGGAGGGCCTTTGCCGATATTGCCCGCCAGCCGGTCAGTAAATCTACCGCAGCGGAACTGTTTCAGCGCAGCAACACACTGTTACCCGCAGCGCATACTTATGTAATGCGCCTGCAGGCGCTGGCCAATCACAGCAGCGCGGAACTGGTGAATGTATCCGGCCGGCAGCGGATGCTGTCTCAGCGTATCGCAAAAAATTATGTGGCCCAGCACTGGGGCGTGGCGGGCAGTGAGGGCACCCGTTTGCTGTATGAGGACCTGGCAGAGTTCGAGCAGATGCTCACCTTTCTGCTGGAAAGCCCCTTGAATACGCCGGATATCACACGCAACCTGAGAAAGACCCAGGGACACCTGAGTTACGCCAGTCGCGGTTTCGATGGGGAGATGCAGATGTCAGAGGCCCGGCAGATCCATGTCATCACCGGCACCACCGACATCATGCTGCGCAATATGAATGTGATTACCGGTCAGTATGCGCAACTACTGAACGCGGTGGAAATTGCAGCCCGCTGA